TTATCCATATATAGTTTTCCAAATTAGtggaataatttttttatattttttcccaaTATATGTAAGTCAAAATGGAATGCAGAAAGTCAGGAGATCAGGGGAATACACccatttttgaaaaaaataaaaaaataaaaaaataaaaataatgttatatgaatatattttttattttatgatcTTACAAAATAGgaaatgaattattatttttaaaacaggCACGTAATGGTCATATTGAATTTACAAAAGTAGATGGCAATTGcgattgtatatataaaaaatttgtatgGCAATTTAAAGTAtggttaaaaaaaaattgggcattgataaaaaaagtaaggATTTAATATCTTAtttaaaagagaaaaaaaagtttagTTATTATGCTAAATTTAGAAcatgtatatgtatttttttaaaatatgaaaaaaatattattcgccaaaatttgaaaagtGTGTGTAAAATGGGCATATAAAATGgtatacattatttatgtttaaatatagatagcattttatattataaattaaaaagagagataagaaataaaattatgaaaaaaataaaatttgtcaATTTCAAAGTtaagtaaaaaaacaaaaaaaagtggTGTCTATGAAAATGGAgtttataaaatagaaTATAGTGCCatgatattttatagatttattattatttttttttggaagCTTTTGGTTTTGTagttgatttattttttttatcaagtTTAGTTTTAACTAAAGCATCATCATCTTTGTCTTCTTTCGAGTCACTTAAATCGTCTATATCTTCATCTAGTTcatcttcattatttttataagctgattttttatcaatcgATTTAAGACTTTTTTTAACAGCATTGGGATCGTTTTTAACAACATGAGTTGCATTATATTGTCGAGTAAAAGCTGCTTTGACTTTGGAATctaatttatcatataaattttcttgTGTTGGTAATCTTAAAGATggtatattttcaattacCATTTCTtttgtaatattatattcttcCATCAATTGTACAGACtcgtttatattatttttttgtagtggtacaacaattttataatatatataatttaggAATCCACTagttatcatatattttggaTAAACATTAAGTTTGTaagataaattaaaacataattcatttaataatcttttatttttattaaatgttGATATTTTTCCAAAAGCAGATGGGAAATTTATTCTACCTTGCATAAATGATTTTAAAGCCCTTATTCTCATAACAGGGCATACACAAGATAAGATTGAAAAGTGGGGCAACAATGAATAATCCATAgttgtttttaaattatatttaattctttCTGCTAAAGATAAATCATATGATATTTGTGCAAAGGTATTCCATTTATTCATAGAATTAGGTGATTTATCATTAtcgttaaaaatatttgtataattttcacttataaaatatggtaTCAATTCATAATCTACAAAAAATAGATCCATAATTTctcttatttttaattttgatgattcatgaaaatttaataatttgagTGTTATTTCGAAAGGGTTTGCTAATGATtgtacatttttatttgaattgttaatatctttttttatatctaaaaattgtattctTTTATATGTTCTAGATAATAATTGTAAAGCATTAAGTATTTGTCTTATGTCCCCATTTGAGCTTTCCCATAATAATTCTAAAGCATTTGGTTCCATCATAagattttcttttttacaGATTTCTAATAATCTTTTAACtacactatttttatttggtgttgtaaattttaaatcataGCATTTATTAGCTAGTGTTCTcattttactattttgtCTATCattacatatacatatgattGGGCATTTGgttttttctattaattttaatatagcGGAACTACCACCTTTATCACCACTAGACATTCCATCAACCTCATCCATAATAATACAAGTTTTTTTCAagcttttattatttaatgaagTAATAGAGTATCCTCCTGTAGCCATTTCTCCAATCTTTTCAACAGCTGCTTTATTTCTTTCATCAGATGCATTGAATTCTATAACATTATATCCTGAACTTTGTGAAACGATTTTTGCAGTAGTTGTTTTTCCTATTCCAGCAGGACCACTTAATAATGCACATCTTGCatttacattttcaaaGGTTCCTCTAAAAGTTTTAGTaacttgtttttttaatcccTTAATACATACATCATCCCAACTTGATAACCATGATtgtaatttaaaaacattttgaGTATTCCCTACTAAGTCTTCAATTTTAGTAGgcttatatttatctacCCATAATTGATTTAAAATTGGTGATCCATTTT
This portion of the Plasmodium chabaudi chabaudi strain AS genome assembly, chromosome: 3 genome encodes:
- a CDS encoding replication factor C subunit 1, putative encodes the protein MSSKEKNLFSDNSSDEGRKKKRLKKVSDNLFDDDDDNDMMNNSDAKSVVEIKDDSDEEQEKGSSTTKSTTNKSFEKNTSKKPAYYDISSYFKPVPKNTGKTQTSNNSSTSTNNTRNNEGKKIPLENVDDYFKIIETGSKNVSTNPKRERSHDSDLLEQNRFKKKHASIEDCILLPKNENDVSQNFDYLPFINKKFVLTGVFKSFTRDELQSKIKEHGGSVMSAVSSKTHYLIHGEYLEDGRLYSEGKKYQKAYELSKQPKTIIKILNEEELLELLPKEKNDNSQSQHNNIETNNIPNKNIKDEKEYSNFANTNHNQNGSPILNQLWVDKYKPTKIEDLVGNTQNVFKLQSWLSSWDDVCIKGLKKQVTKTFRGTFENVNARCALLSGPAGIGKTTTAKIVSQSSGYNVIEFNASDERNKAAVEKIGEMATGGYSITSLNNKSLKKTCIIMDEVDGMSSGDKGGSSAILKLIEKTKCPIICICNDRQNSKMRTLANKCYDLKFTTPNKNSVVKRLLEICKKENLMMEPNALELLWESSNGDIRQILNALQLLSRTYKRIQFLDIKKDINNSNKNVQSLANPFEITLKLLNFHESSKLKIREIMDLFFVDYELIPYFISENYTNIFNDNDKSPNSMNKWNTFAQISYDLSLAERIKYNLKTTMDYSLLPHFSILSCVCPVMRIRALKSFMQGRINFPSAFGKISTFNKNKRLLNELCFNLSYKLNVYPKYMITSGFLNYIYYKIVVPLQKNNINESVQLMEEYNITKEMVIENIPSLRLPTQENLYDKLDSKVKAAFTRQYNATHVVKNDPNAVKKSLKSIDKKSAYKNNEDELDEDIDDLSDSKEDKDDDALVKTKLDKKNKSTTKPKASKKK